From Portunus trituberculatus isolate SZX2019 chromosome 50, ASM1759143v1, whole genome shotgun sequence, the proteins below share one genomic window:
- the LOC123499908 gene encoding uncharacterized protein LOC123499908, giving the protein MMQLSGRVVAVVLLAVALVQAEPSFRRRQRCYPITKYVTQYQTQYSEVPVYHTQYETRVVPTTLYQTQYQTQYQTQYETQYVPQYVTQTQYQTQVQYVTKYQTQYQTQYVPRYVTSTQYVPHYVTETQYQTQYVTQTQYQTVYSTEYRPQYVTTTQVQYQTQYQTQYQTQYQTVTQTQQSYVTVCPKPSYGSGYSSNDSSSHSSKALQSSFKSFELSFKAFFILQGLKSYSSNDSRSFEHLCHSFSTSSHPRTPRRITNTSKSFSSFLITLHPISSFTLHIINTLLHFTSTLPHHLHNTSTTPQHPPIAPTTSLSIPILLPIRRFKSKQHLEMAFFNLRVVAVLLAVAVVTVEPSLRRRQRCHPQVKYITQIETKYQEVPVEKVVYQTRVVPTTVYRTQVKTQVEEKYVTVTKTQQTYRTVCPKPSYGGYGGR; this is encoded by the exons atGATGCAGCTCAGCGGAcgcgtggtggcggtggtgctgctGGCGGTGGCACTTGTACAAGCTGAGCCTTCCTTCAGGAGACGACAGCGCTGCTACCCGATAACCAAATACGTCACGCAGTACCAGACGCAGTACAGCGAG GTACCGGTTTACCACACACAGTACGAGACCAGGGTCGTGCCCACCACACTCTACCAGACCCAGTACCAGACCCAGTACCAAACCCAGTACGAAACCCAATATGTCCCGCAGTACGTCACCCAGACCCAGTACCAGACCCAAGTCCAGTACGTCACCAAGTACCAGACCCAGTACCAGACCCAGTACGTGCCTCGCTACGTCACCTCCACCCAGTACGTGCCGCATTACGTCACCGAAACCCAGTACCAGACCCAGTACGTGACACAGACCCAGTACCAGACGGTGTATTCGACCGAGTACCGCCCCCAGTACGTCACCACCACCCAGGTACAGTACCAGACCCAGTACCAAACCCAGTACCAGACCCAGTACCAGACCGTCACACAGACCCAGCAGTCCTACGTGACGGTGTGTCCCAAGCCCTCCTACGGCAGCGGCTACT CTTCCAATGATTCTTCAAGCCATTCCTCAAAGGCACTGCAGTCATCCTTCAAGAGCTTTGAGTTATCCTTCAAGGCATTCTTCATCCTTCAGGGACTTAAGAGTTATTCTTCAAATGATTCAAGATCCTTCGAGCACTTATGTCATTCCTTCAGCACCTCCAGTCATCCACGCACCCCACGAAGGATAACAAACACCAGCAAGTCCTTCTCAAGCTTTCTAATTACACTGCATCCCATCAGCTCTTTCACACTCCACATTATAAACACACTCCTCCACTTCACCTCtactctccctcaccacctccacaacacctccacaacaccacagcacccACCAATCGCACCCACAACCTCACTTTCTATTCCCATCCTCC TCCCGATCAGGAGATTCAAAAGTAAACAACACCTCGAG ATGGCGTTCTTCAACCTTCGCgtggtggcggtgctgctggcggtggcggtggtgacagtGGAGCCAAGTCTGCGCAGGCGTCAACGGTGCCACCCGCAGGTCAAGTACATCACGCAGATCGAGACGAAGTACCAGGAG GTACCGGTGGAAAAGGTGGTGTACCAGACAAGGGTCGTGCCCACCACCGTCTACCGCACCCAGGTGAAGAcacaggtggaggagaagtaCGTCACTGTCACCAAGACCCAGCAGACCTACAGAACGGTGTGCCCCAAGCCTTCCTATGGCGGGTACGGCGGCCGCTAG